In one window of Halorubrum sp. BV1 DNA:
- a CDS encoding AAA family ATPase encodes MRIKELTLQNIRSYENQTVEFPEGTILVHGENGAGKTSLLMGIFGGLFLSDITSAGNQSFNLDDLVRRGEDKAHIELVFEIDGVDYTVEWTFYTTSTGPSATLTSPALSEPVSQVRNVKDEIQKILGMDKDDFSASVYVRQGEINRLIDADTRTELIDSLLNLDVIDEYITKMEGAKRGAKRIRRDNENYREKAEQQLEKKYNRDESQFEADVSDLTDEIQETEGEKEEVEEFIDKLDDRRGDLEAKIESYEETLEKVEEKESQIEDAESSRAEKRQEKQDAQDAIEANRAEIEELEEEITELDEAVEYDLGTAAAAEEAVDSVQEEYTDAQQERTKRDGELETARGNLQDLEGDLSDEEGELESLESELAEEEATLEERQEELSDEEDELQRRVNRRDEKTADFLPETSIDEVDDSVREEVQARVDELDDEREEADKDLTRVRTELEQKRDELGDKEGDLQDAEADLETAHDELYSREQALKELESEVEAAKEEFNSRVEALQQEGDSLRLEISADSLAEVRDERIPGRQDELTSEIESVSESIAGLETREDQLQEDIEEVQNLSDEDKCPKCGQDVDESHVEDEIGDYENELAQVREELNEKRDRKSDLEDERTALDGLLAEVRDAINYRDEVLEEKRSARDDKQGEVDDAEERVDELESNISELEGQISELEDKIESLEEKESERSEQVEELEAEVDAGEAVLDTFDDVGEQRDTVETLQDGVEDLEEDIGDLEEQIEDAEETINELESEIEAQEETVAEKEAALEEAEERVDEIEEIQSHVGDAQDKYDEIDDLQNAIDRHELTVGNCDEQIQDLNQRISTLEGEREDLEEELGDTDVESLQDDRDKLEERIEELEEDVEDYESEIQDLRDERISLEKDLESLRELKEDIDRYERQYQWADAVIGEIDTMLAAYRGSKSELREQYLGYLREYTNEIFDEVYKNSSYQQVIIREVENKGDLQYDLKLLRNDGDLEDPSNASGGERAIVNLALRAGIYRLIAELEGGDRGKLPPFILDEPTTFLDEGHVGQLEEMLNTIKSWDVPQVIVVSHEESLIHGADHECRITIDEETNTSQVEMRAAGGNETAIGDD; translated from the coding sequence ATGAGAATCAAAGAGTTGACCCTCCAGAACATCCGCAGCTACGAGAATCAGACGGTCGAATTCCCGGAAGGAACGATTCTCGTTCACGGAGAAAACGGTGCTGGGAAGACGTCACTCCTGATGGGAATCTTCGGCGGACTGTTTCTGTCTGACATTACCAGCGCGGGCAACCAGAGTTTCAACCTTGACGACTTGGTTCGCCGTGGAGAGGACAAAGCCCACATCGAACTGGTGTTCGAGATTGACGGGGTAGACTACACGGTCGAATGGACATTCTACACGACGAGCACAGGCCCGTCCGCGACGCTTACGTCCCCTGCGCTTTCCGAGCCAGTGAGTCAGGTCCGCAACGTCAAAGATGAGATTCAGAAGATCCTCGGGATGGACAAGGACGACTTCTCGGCGAGCGTCTACGTCCGCCAAGGAGAGATCAACCGACTCATCGATGCCGACACCCGGACTGAACTGATTGATAGCCTCCTCAACCTCGATGTAATCGACGAGTACATCACGAAGATGGAGGGGGCAAAACGCGGGGCGAAGCGCATTCGACGCGATAACGAGAACTATCGCGAAAAGGCTGAACAGCAACTCGAGAAAAAGTACAATCGCGACGAGTCCCAGTTCGAGGCCGATGTTAGCGACCTTACTGACGAAATTCAGGAAACGGAGGGAGAGAAAGAAGAGGTAGAGGAGTTCATCGACAAGCTGGATGACCGACGTGGCGATCTTGAAGCGAAGATCGAGTCCTACGAGGAGACACTGGAGAAGGTAGAAGAGAAGGAGTCCCAGATCGAGGACGCTGAGAGTTCCCGGGCCGAGAAACGGCAGGAGAAACAAGATGCTCAAGACGCCATCGAGGCCAACCGCGCCGAGATCGAGGAACTGGAAGAGGAGATCACCGAGTTGGACGAAGCCGTCGAGTACGACTTGGGTACAGCGGCTGCCGCCGAGGAGGCTGTCGATTCCGTCCAAGAGGAGTATACTGACGCGCAACAAGAACGCACCAAGCGGGACGGTGAATTAGAGACGGCTCGTGGCAATCTCCAAGACCTCGAGGGCGACCTCAGTGATGAAGAAGGCGAGTTAGAGTCGCTTGAAAGCGAACTCGCTGAAGAGGAAGCCACGCTCGAGGAAAGGCAGGAAGAGCTGTCTGACGAGGAAGACGAGTTGCAGCGCCGCGTTAATCGACGTGACGAAAAGACAGCAGACTTCCTCCCGGAAACATCGATCGACGAGGTCGACGATAGCGTTCGCGAGGAAGTTCAAGCACGCGTCGACGAACTCGATGACGAGCGCGAGGAAGCCGACAAAGACCTCACCAGAGTTCGGACAGAGCTCGAACAAAAGCGAGACGAACTGGGGGACAAAGAGGGGGACCTTCAGGACGCTGAGGCTGACCTCGAAACGGCACATGATGAACTGTATTCGCGCGAGCAGGCGTTAAAGGAGTTAGAGTCCGAGGTTGAGGCGGCAAAAGAAGAGTTCAACAGTCGGGTTGAGGCGCTCCAGCAGGAGGGGGACTCTCTCAGGCTGGAGATTTCCGCGGATAGTCTGGCCGAGGTTCGGGACGAACGTATTCCTGGCAGACAGGATGAACTGACGTCCGAGATCGAATCGGTTAGTGAATCGATCGCCGGGTTGGAAACGCGGGAAGACCAGCTCCAAGAAGACATTGAGGAAGTCCAGAATCTCAGTGACGAGGATAAGTGCCCCAAATGTGGCCAGGACGTCGACGAATCCCACGTCGAAGACGAAATCGGAGACTACGAGAACGAACTGGCTCAAGTTCGGGAGGAACTCAACGAGAAGCGCGACCGAAAATCCGACCTCGAGGACGAACGCACGGCCCTCGACGGCCTCCTCGCCGAGGTTCGTGACGCAATCAACTATCGCGACGAGGTACTCGAGGAGAAGCGAAGCGCCCGGGACGACAAACAGGGCGAGGTAGACGACGCTGAGGAGCGTGTCGACGAGTTAGAGTCCAACATCAGCGAACTGGAGGGCCAGATTTCTGAGTTGGAAGATAAGATCGAGTCGCTTGAGGAAAAAGAGTCTGAGCGGAGTGAACAGGTCGAAGAACTCGAAGCAGAGGTTGACGCTGGCGAGGCGGTTCTCGATACATTCGACGACGTCGGAGAGCAACGAGATACGGTCGAAACGCTCCAAGACGGGGTTGAAGACTTAGAGGAGGACATCGGTGATCTCGAAGAACAAATCGAGGACGCCGAAGAGACGATTAACGAACTAGAGTCAGAGATTGAAGCACAAGAGGAGACAGTTGCGGAAAAAGAGGCGGCACTTGAGGAGGCCGAAGAACGCGTCGACGAGATTGAGGAAATCCAGTCACACGTCGGTGACGCCCAAGACAAGTACGACGAGATCGACGACCTCCAGAACGCCATCGATCGCCACGAGCTAACTGTCGGCAACTGTGACGAGCAAATACAGGACCTAAACCAACGTATTAGCACCCTGGAAGGTGAGAGAGAGGACCTCGAGGAAGAACTGGGCGACACCGATGTCGAAAGTCTGCAAGACGACCGCGACAAACTCGAGGAACGCATCGAGGAGTTGGAAGAGGACGTCGAAGACTACGAATCGGAAATTCAGGACCTTCGCGACGAGCGCATATCGTTGGAGAAGGACCTGGAGAGTCTGCGCGAGCTGAAGGAAGACATTGATCGCTACGAACGCCAGTACCAGTGGGCAGACGCGGTCATCGGCGAGATCGACACGATGCTGGCTGCGTACCGGGGTTCCAAGTCAGAGCTTCGCGAGCAGTATCTCGGGTATCTGCGAGAGTACACGAACGAAATCTTCGACGAAGTCTACAAAAACAGCAGCTATCAGCAGGTCATCATTCGCGAGGTAGAAAACAAGGGCGACCTCCAATACGACTTGAAACTACTTCGCAACGACGGCGACCTAGAGGACCCCAGCAACGCTAGTGGTGGCGAGAGAGCGATCGTCAATCTCGCTCTCCGAGCCGGGATTTACCGTCTGATCGCCGAACTTGAGGGCGGCGACCGCGGGAAACTCCCACCCTTCATTCTCGACGAACCAACCACCTTCCTCGACGAGGGCCATGTCGGCCAGCTCGAGGAGATGCTCAATACGATCAAGAGCTGGGACGTCCCACAGGTCATTGTCGTCAGCCACGAGGAAAGCCTGATTCACGGAGCTGACCACGAATGTAGAATCACCATCGACGAGGAAACCAACACGAGT
- a CDS encoding DNA repair exonuclease, with product MTTLLHVSDTHLGNRQYGSDLRKDDMAEAFDQAIDIAVDENVDAVIHTGDLFDSRTPSLPEVTRCIQTLRKLDEAGIPFYGIVGNHDRKMDEQWLDLIRETGTAERLSRAPTIVGGDVAVYGIDSVTKPSWHSKDFTLEPPEDPDAFTLLCMHQLLAPPIPGSEDFMADHSTEEVVDRVGIDLDALALGDYHKPEEDVVDDVPVWYAGSTERCSLTEEEPRSVSLLEIEDGSVRRRKRELDTREFAPISIEFSEGDAHSRLNDVLDQYVLKDKVAHVTLRGERTALTSSDVYSAVMDRGAAVAKIKDDRGRQELNLGDGPEGDIQNPDEIIDEQIANEGLSDTALSIDERVRGDEGLPNNRDGVADEIEEDVKQAQDGAFSDDETDAAEEVAE from the coding sequence ATGACGACGCTCCTCCATGTCAGCGACACACATCTCGGGAACCGTCAGTACGGAAGTGACCTACGGAAAGACGACATGGCTGAGGCATTCGACCAGGCAATCGACATCGCTGTGGATGAAAACGTGGATGCGGTCATTCACACCGGCGATTTATTCGATAGCCGAACACCTTCACTGCCCGAAGTCACCCGCTGTATTCAGACACTACGGAAACTCGACGAGGCAGGCATTCCGTTCTATGGAATCGTGGGGAACCACGACCGCAAGATGGACGAACAGTGGCTCGACCTCATTCGGGAAACAGGGACTGCCGAGCGGCTGTCTCGGGCCCCGACGATAGTTGGCGGCGACGTCGCTGTCTACGGTATCGACTCTGTCACCAAACCGTCCTGGCACTCGAAGGACTTCACCCTCGAACCGCCCGAGGACCCGGACGCGTTCACGCTCCTCTGTATGCACCAACTGCTCGCACCGCCGATTCCCGGGTCAGAAGACTTCATGGCCGATCACTCTACCGAGGAAGTGGTCGATCGCGTCGGGATCGACTTGGATGCACTTGCCCTCGGCGACTACCACAAACCAGAGGAGGATGTCGTCGATGACGTTCCGGTCTGGTACGCTGGCTCGACCGAGCGCTGTAGCCTCACCGAAGAAGAACCGCGGAGCGTGAGTCTGCTCGAGATCGAAGACGGCTCGGTTCGACGACGGAAGCGCGAGCTGGACACGCGCGAGTTCGCCCCGATCTCAATCGAGTTCAGCGAGGGCGACGCACACAGTCGTCTCAACGATGTTCTCGATCAGTACGTCCTCAAAGACAAAGTCGCACACGTGACCCTTCGAGGCGAACGCACCGCCCTGACATCGAGCGATGTCTATAGCGCCGTGATGGATCGTGGTGCCGCAGTCGCCAAAATCAAAGACGACCGCGGCCGGCAGGAACTCAACCTAGGTGACGGTCCCGAAGGCGACATTCAGAATCCAGACGAAATCATCGACGAACAAATCGCCAACGAGGGTTTGAGCGATACGGCGCTCTCAATCGACGAACGGGTTCGCGGCGACGAGGGCCTGCCGAACAACAGGGACGGCGTTGCTGACGAAATCGAGGAAGACGTCAAACAGGCCCAGGATGGTGCGTTCAGCGATGATGAGACCGACGCTGCTGAGGAGGTGGCAGAATGA